The proteins below are encoded in one region of Pseudoduganella armeniaca:
- a CDS encoding esterase-like activity of phytase family protein translates to MKSLSMLAAALGLAGLLCGCATPAGGESAHAAGALRFIGEQRIAFKLPFEGTSVGGLSGIDYDPVRDQWVIVSDDRSNLQAARFYTARLAVSKAGLGPVQLTGMQVLRQADGSPHPDVGHFATDGGTVLDLESIRVDPRDGSIWTTSEGDGRFGLDPLVRHARADGSLLGELPLPPLLRISRDGKIGARNNLNLESLSFAPDGNSLWIALEAPLHQDGPVPTVSAGALCRMTQLDRSGRVLRQVAYPADPIPAAPGPGKAAETGIAEVLATGADTLLVLERAAVQGADGVYRNHVRIYETDVSGATDVAALPALQGAALRPARKRLVLDLATLALPRVDNIEGLTWGPRLANGHATLVLVSDDNFSATQVTQLLLFEVLP, encoded by the coding sequence ATGAAGAGTTTGAGCATGCTGGCGGCCGCCCTTGGCCTGGCCGGCTTGTTGTGCGGCTGTGCCACGCCTGCTGGCGGCGAAAGCGCTCATGCGGCCGGCGCACTGCGGTTTATCGGCGAACAGCGCATCGCCTTCAAGCTGCCCTTCGAAGGCACCAGCGTGGGCGGCCTGTCCGGCATCGATTACGATCCCGTGCGCGACCAGTGGGTCATCGTCAGCGACGACCGCTCCAACCTGCAGGCCGCGCGCTTCTACACGGCGCGGCTGGCGGTAAGCAAGGCGGGGCTGGGTCCGGTCCAGCTGACGGGCATGCAGGTGCTGCGCCAGGCCGACGGCAGTCCGCACCCCGACGTGGGTCATTTCGCCACCGACGGCGGCACGGTGCTGGACCTGGAATCGATCCGCGTCGACCCGCGCGACGGCAGCATCTGGACCACCAGCGAGGGCGACGGCCGGTTCGGCCTCGATCCGCTGGTGCGCCATGCGCGCGCCGACGGCAGCCTGCTGGGTGAATTGCCGCTGCCGCCGCTGCTGCGCATCTCGCGCGACGGCAAGATCGGCGCGCGCAACAACTTGAACCTGGAGAGCCTGTCGTTCGCGCCCGATGGCAACAGCCTGTGGATCGCGCTGGAAGCGCCATTGCACCAGGACGGTCCGGTGCCGACGGTCAGTGCAGGCGCGCTGTGCCGCATGACGCAACTGGACCGCAGCGGCAGGGTGCTGCGCCAGGTGGCGTATCCGGCCGATCCGATTCCGGCGGCCCCGGGCCCCGGCAAGGCGGCGGAAACCGGCATTGCCGAAGTGCTGGCGACCGGCGCCGACACGCTGCTGGTGCTGGAGCGCGCGGCGGTGCAGGGCGCCGATGGCGTCTACCGCAACCATGTGCGCATCTACGAAACGGACGTGAGCGGGGCCACCGACGTGGCCGCGCTGCCGGCCTTGCAGGGCGCGGCGCTACGCCCGGCACGCAAGCGCCTGGTGCTCGATCTCGCTACGCTGGCACTGCCCCGCGTCGACAATATCGAAGGCCTGACGTGGGGCCCGCGCCTGGCCAACGGCCACGCCACGCTGGTGCTGGTTTCGGACGACAACTTCAGCGCCACCCAGGTGACGCAACTGCTGCTGTTCGAGGTACTGCCTTAG
- a CDS encoding PAS domain-containing sensor histidine kinase encodes MSPTDFDQLILDETPDALIVTTPDGVVLHWTRGAEAVFGYTAAEAVGATLARLIVPPGMQEGERAILRATLEQGAANYESMRRAKNGALLYIDSSSKALRDVDGVVRHILWSKKDVTGLKVARDGAMAAGRFGALVELLPDAIVMANAAGRIVLANRQAEELFGYPHGALRAQPLELLMPERYRGPHVAQRVAYALEPKVRPMGFGRELYGLRADGAEFPVEISLSPVPVEDEVLVMSAIRDIGERKRIELALQEKNAELAAASQAKDQFLSSMSHELRTPLNAIIGFTGTLLMQLPGPVNDEQAHQLRTIQSSARHLLSLINDILDITKIASGKVDLNHEPFDCRALLDSVAAMFAPLARQKGLALEVRLPARPMPVHTDRRAVQQIVINLLNNAIKFTERGGVRLEARFEDEPAEAIVIDVIDTGIGIAPDQLALLFQPFTQLDQGTTRQFEGTGLGLHLSERLAALIGGGIAVRSAVGRAASSPCACRRGRRPGSGPLAGGPAPCMLRRPFTQQGSR; translated from the coding sequence ATGAGCCCTACCGATTTTGACCAGTTGATCCTGGATGAGACGCCGGACGCGCTGATCGTCACGACGCCCGACGGCGTGGTGTTGCACTGGACGCGCGGCGCCGAGGCGGTATTCGGTTATACGGCGGCGGAGGCCGTGGGCGCCACCCTGGCGCGGCTGATCGTGCCGCCGGGGATGCAGGAGGGCGAGCGGGCCATCCTGCGCGCCACCCTGGAACAGGGTGCCGCCAACTACGAATCGATGCGCCGCGCCAAGAACGGCGCGCTGCTGTACATCGACAGCTCCAGCAAGGCGCTGCGCGATGTCGATGGCGTGGTGCGCCATATCCTGTGGAGCAAGAAGGACGTGACGGGGCTGAAGGTGGCGCGCGACGGCGCGATGGCGGCCGGGCGCTTCGGCGCCCTGGTCGAGCTGCTGCCCGACGCGATCGTGATGGCCAATGCGGCCGGCCGCATCGTGCTGGCCAACCGCCAGGCCGAGGAACTGTTCGGCTATCCGCATGGCGCGCTGCGCGCACAGCCGCTGGAGCTCCTGATGCCTGAACGCTACCGCGGACCGCACGTGGCGCAGCGCGTGGCCTATGCATTGGAACCGAAGGTACGGCCGATGGGATTCGGCCGTGAACTGTATGGCCTGCGCGCGGACGGGGCGGAGTTTCCGGTCGAGATCAGCCTGTCGCCGGTGCCGGTCGAGGACGAAGTGCTGGTGATGAGCGCGATCCGCGACATCGGCGAGCGCAAGCGCATCGAACTGGCGCTGCAGGAAAAGAATGCCGAGCTGGCGGCCGCCAGCCAGGCCAAGGACCAATTCTTGTCCAGCATGTCGCACGAGCTGCGCACGCCGCTGAACGCCATCATCGGTTTTACCGGCACCTTGCTGATGCAGCTGCCCGGCCCCGTCAACGACGAGCAGGCGCACCAGCTGCGCACGATCCAGTCCAGCGCGCGCCACCTGCTGTCGCTGATCAACGATATCCTCGACATCACCAAGATCGCCTCCGGCAAGGTGGACCTGAACCATGAACCGTTCGATTGCCGCGCCTTGCTCGACAGCGTGGCTGCCATGTTCGCGCCGCTGGCGCGGCAGAAGGGCCTGGCGCTGGAGGTGCGCTTGCCGGCGCGGCCGATGCCCGTCCACACCGACCGGCGCGCCGTGCAGCAGATCGTCATCAACCTGCTGAACAACGCGATCAAGTTCACCGAGCGGGGTGGCGTGCGGCTGGAGGCGCGCTTCGAGGACGAGCCGGCCGAGGCCATCGTCATCGACGTGATCGACACCGGCATCGGCATCGCGCCGGATCAGCTGGCGCTGCTGTTCCAGCCTTTCACCCAGCTGGACCAGGGCACCACGCGCCAGTTCGAAGGCACGGGGCTGGGGCTGCACCTGAGCGAGCGCCTGGCGGCGCTGATCGGCGGCGGCATCGCCGTGCGCAGCGCGGTGGGGAGGGCAGCGTCTTCACCTTGCGCCTGCCGCCGCGGGCGCCGCCCGGGTAGCGGCCCATTGGCAGGCGGGCCGGCGCCCTGTATGCTGCGACGGCCTTTCACTCAACAAGGA
- a CDS encoding DUF3422 family protein — MPFVFSSLNHPQRVPLAAELHSRPFLKLRAPERISHIAVFGHGRNQNAEAQHELLAALCTHAGVASPTREASHFQHDFGRFRLKWELHSEFATYTFAERAEVSGFDDMPIRHVPQEWLLALQGRVLVAAHVILRKGGVAEHAPVYELFEGTSLAASRVMQGAELCSDFAIQADGFSRFVVNDVDMREQQAGRLVQRVLEIETYRMMALYGLPAAQRAVPELNAVEKELAEATAALVRSDGSTEQELLQRITHLAARLEQLSLENSYRFAASKAYFRLVNARIDELREHRIEGVPTVAEFMERRLAPAMSTCEAVAARQEALARRIANSNDLLRTRVGIVQETQNRQILQSLNARAAQQLRLQQAVEGLSVAAISYYVVGLLGYTVKGAKGLGWPVNPDAVIGAAVPLVAAAVWLTLRQMHRRLHRAHG, encoded by the coding sequence ATGCCGTTCGTGTTCTCCAGCCTGAACCACCCGCAGCGCGTGCCGCTGGCCGCCGAACTGCATTCGCGGCCGTTCCTCAAGCTGCGTGCGCCCGAGCGCATCTCCCACATCGCCGTATTCGGCCATGGCCGCAACCAGAATGCCGAGGCCCAGCACGAGCTGCTGGCTGCGCTGTGCACGCATGCCGGCGTCGCCAGCCCAACGCGCGAGGCCAGCCACTTCCAGCACGACTTCGGCCGCTTCCGCCTGAAGTGGGAGCTGCATTCGGAATTTGCCACCTACACGTTTGCCGAACGGGCCGAGGTCAGCGGCTTCGACGACATGCCGATCCGCCACGTGCCGCAGGAGTGGCTGCTGGCCTTGCAGGGCCGCGTGCTGGTGGCCGCCCACGTCATCCTGCGCAAGGGCGGCGTGGCCGAACACGCGCCGGTGTACGAGCTGTTCGAGGGCACGTCGCTGGCGGCCAGCCGCGTGATGCAGGGCGCCGAGCTGTGCTCCGACTTTGCGATCCAGGCCGACGGCTTCTCGCGCTTCGTCGTCAACGACGTCGACATGCGCGAGCAGCAGGCCGGCCGCCTGGTGCAGCGCGTGCTTGAGATCGAGACCTACCGCATGATGGCGCTGTACGGCCTGCCGGCGGCGCAGCGCGCCGTGCCGGAGCTCAATGCGGTCGAGAAGGAACTGGCCGAGGCCACGGCCGCGCTGGTGCGGTCGGACGGCAGCACCGAGCAGGAGCTGCTGCAGCGCATTACGCACCTGGCGGCGCGCCTGGAGCAGCTGTCGCTGGAGAACAGCTACCGCTTCGCCGCCTCGAAGGCCTACTTCCGCCTGGTGAACGCTCGTATCGACGAGCTGCGCGAGCACCGTATCGAAGGGGTGCCGACGGTGGCCGAGTTCATGGAGCGGCGCCTGGCGCCGGCCATGAGTACCTGCGAGGCGGTGGCGGCGCGCCAGGAAGCGCTGGCGCGCCGCATCGCCAACAGCAACGACCTGCTGCGCACCCGCGTCGGCATCGTGCAGGAAACCCAGAACCGCCAGATCCTGCAGTCCCTGAACGCGCGCGCGGCGCAGCAACTGCGGCTGCAGCAGGCCGTCGAGGGCCTGTCGGTGGCGGCGATCTCGTATTACGTGGTGGGCCTGCTGGGCTATACCGTGAAAGGCGCCAAGGGCCTGGGCTGGCCGGTCAACCCGGACGCGGTGATCGGCGCGGCCGTGCCGCTGGTGGCCGCCGCCGTCTGGCTCACGCTGCGCCAGATGCACCGCCGCCTGCACCGCGCGCACGGCTGA